One genomic region from Candidatus Hydrogenedentota bacterium encodes:
- a CDS encoding MazG nucleotide pyrophosphohydrolase domain-containing protein produces the protein MYPHWRKRPETENDWFEALVNLARHLRGPDGCPWDREHTAAQFSADATEEAGELLDAFANGENAEVEEEWGDVFFVLLAAAAAAEAEGRFTLREAMEKAHNKMIRRHEHVFGDTKASSPEDAVNRWNQIKARERNGE, from the coding sequence ATGTATCCCCACTGGCGGAAAAGGCCCGAGACCGAGAACGACTGGTTTGAAGCCCTCGTCAATCTCGCCCGGCATTTGCGCGGTCCGGACGGGTGCCCCTGGGACCGCGAACATACGGCTGCCCAGTTTTCGGCGGACGCGACCGAGGAAGCGGGTGAGCTTCTTGATGCCTTTGCAAACGGCGAGAACGCCGAGGTCGAAGAGGAGTGGGGGGACGTATTCTTCGTGCTTCTCGCCGCTGCTGCCGCCGCCGAGGCCGAGGGACGCTTCACCTTGCGTGAGGCGATGGAAAAAGCACACAACAAGATGATCCGCCGTCATGAACACGTCTTTGGCGACACGAAGGCCTCCAGTCCCGAAGACGCCGTCAACCGCTGGAACCAGATAAAAGCCCGCGAGCGCAACGGCGAGTAG
- a CDS encoding carbohydrate-binding family 9-like protein, translating into MSQAPEYTIQRASAKPAFDGAWDGPLWGGVPAVSIARFHPVSSAHRPVTHAKVLYDAAALYAMFRVDDRYVRATREDLNARVCNDACVEFFFEPKPGAGYFNFEMNCLGTLYASYVEDPTRTPEGLGKATKLLNRQAGMMQVYHSVPGVIFPERREPLTWAVEYSIPLAVLEEFVGAIGDPAGQTWRGNFYKCAEDNSHPHWASWAPIGEKLNFHVPESFALLHFAGQA; encoded by the coding sequence ATGAGCCAGGCGCCGGAGTACACGATTCAACGCGCATCCGCCAAACCTGCGTTCGACGGAGCGTGGGACGGTCCGCTATGGGGCGGCGTGCCGGCGGTATCCATTGCCCGGTTTCATCCCGTGAGCAGCGCTCATCGCCCGGTGACCCATGCCAAGGTGCTGTATGATGCCGCCGCGCTGTACGCCATGTTCCGCGTCGACGATCGCTACGTTCGGGCGACACGCGAGGACCTGAACGCGCGGGTGTGTAACGACGCCTGCGTCGAGTTCTTCTTTGAACCAAAGCCCGGCGCCGGCTATTTCAATTTCGAGATGAACTGTCTGGGCACGTTGTACGCCAGTTACGTCGAGGATCCCACGCGCACGCCCGAAGGCCTGGGAAAGGCAACGAAACTCCTCAACCGCCAAGCGGGCATGATGCAGGTCTATCACTCAGTGCCCGGGGTTATCTTTCCCGAACGCCGGGAACCGTTGACCTGGGCCGTCGAGTACTCCATTCCCCTGGCGGTACTCGAAGAGTTTGTCGGCGCCATCGGCGACCCGGCCGGCCAGACGTGGCGCGGGAACTTCTACAAGTGCGCCGAAGACAATTCGCATCCCCACTGGGCGTCATGGGCACCCATCGGCGAAAAGCTCAATTTTCACGTGCCCGAGTCCTTCGCGCTGCTTCACTTCGCGGGGCAGGCCTGA
- a CDS encoding heparinase II/III family protein — MNSLWGRTSCLTTGLAVLCSVAAAQAPSASMEEELHKLVEIAAPRHPRLFFTEAEEAGLRAKIESDPLLDAAYGYLQGSADAILAAPPVKREVVGRRLLGVSRTCLQRVSYLAFAYRMTKNEAYLRRAEEEMLAAAAFEDWNPGHFLDVAEMTAALAIGYDWLYNGLAPGARTAIKTAIVDKGLNTSMKGSGGWIKTTNNWNQVCHGGLVTGALAVLKDEPDLARQVIARAVVNVPFAMHEYEPDGVYPEGPSYWEYGTTYNIILISALESVLDTDFGLASASGFLKTPEFYLHATGPTGLFFNFSDCGPRGGIAPAMHWLAQRRREPDMLWREKRELQDFSNMTPHADGSGERMLPFLLIWAQAIGELHAPRQLHWHGDGPTPVAMHRNAWEETATYVAIKGGSPSTNHGHMDTGSFVLDMDGVRWALDLGGQDYHGLESIGINLWNMNQNSERWTVFRLNNLSHNTLVVDGQPQLVKSYAPIIAFSDDGNAPHTIVDMTPAYEGQLAEARRGVRLIGKSVLVQDEVRSLEKSASIRWGMVTGAKATISDNATAILEQDGRTLSLRVLSPESAKLEIYETENPPHDYDAKNPNTRMIGFKCEVGAASTETLAVFVKSGEAPDGAPVVAPLEKW, encoded by the coding sequence ATGAACAGTCTCTGGGGCCGTACAAGCTGCTTGACCACTGGACTGGCGGTCCTGTGCTCCGTGGCGGCGGCGCAGGCGCCGTCGGCATCCATGGAGGAGGAGTTGCACAAGCTCGTAGAAATCGCCGCACCAAGGCACCCGCGGTTGTTCTTCACCGAGGCCGAGGAAGCAGGGTTGAGGGCCAAGATCGAGTCCGACCCGTTGCTCGACGCGGCGTATGGCTATCTGCAGGGCAGCGCGGATGCAATTCTGGCGGCGCCACCCGTGAAACGAGAGGTAGTCGGCCGGCGTCTGCTGGGTGTGTCCCGCACATGCCTGCAGCGCGTTTCATACCTGGCCTTTGCCTATCGAATGACAAAAAACGAGGCCTATCTTCGGCGCGCCGAGGAGGAGATGCTGGCGGCCGCGGCGTTCGAGGACTGGAATCCGGGCCATTTCCTTGATGTGGCCGAGATGACCGCCGCGTTGGCCATCGGCTACGACTGGCTGTACAACGGTCTGGCGCCCGGCGCGCGAACAGCCATAAAGACTGCTATTGTCGACAAAGGACTAAACACGTCGATGAAAGGCAGCGGGGGGTGGATCAAGACCACCAACAACTGGAACCAGGTATGCCACGGGGGGCTGGTGACGGGGGCACTGGCCGTGCTCAAGGACGAGCCGGACCTGGCGCGCCAGGTGATCGCACGTGCGGTGGTCAACGTGCCGTTCGCCATGCACGAGTACGAACCGGACGGCGTGTATCCCGAAGGGCCGAGCTACTGGGAATACGGCACCACGTACAACATCATTCTGATTTCGGCGCTGGAATCGGTGTTGGACACCGATTTCGGTCTGGCATCGGCTTCCGGTTTCCTGAAAACGCCCGAGTTCTATCTTCACGCGACCGGACCCACAGGGCTCTTTTTCAATTTCTCGGATTGCGGCCCACGGGGCGGCATCGCCCCGGCAATGCATTGGCTCGCGCAACGGCGGCGGGAGCCGGACATGTTGTGGCGAGAAAAGAGAGAATTACAGGATTTCTCGAACATGACGCCCCATGCCGATGGATCCGGAGAAAGGATGCTGCCTTTTCTGTTGATATGGGCTCAGGCCATTGGAGAGCTGCACGCACCCCGGCAGCTTCATTGGCATGGCGATGGTCCTACACCCGTAGCCATGCACCGCAACGCCTGGGAAGAGACCGCCACGTACGTAGCCATCAAAGGCGGTTCGCCCAGCACCAACCACGGGCACATGGATACCGGTTCGTTCGTGCTGGACATGGACGGCGTACGGTGGGCCCTCGATTTGGGTGGCCAGGACTATCACGGCCTGGAATCCATAGGAATCAATCTCTGGAACATGAACCAGAACAGTGAGCGGTGGACGGTGTTCCGGCTGAACAATCTCAGCCACAACACGCTTGTCGTTGACGGCCAGCCGCAGTTGGTCAAAAGCTATGCGCCCATCATCGCATTTTCGGACGACGGGAATGCGCCGCATACCATCGTCGACATGACTCCTGCGTACGAAGGGCAGCTTGCCGAAGCCAGGCGCGGCGTGCGGCTCATCGGAAAATCGGTCCTGGTACAAGACGAAGTGCGTTCGCTCGAAAAGAGCGCTTCCATCCGCTGGGGCATGGTCACTGGAGCAAAAGCGACGATTTCGGATAACGCCACGGCGATTCTCGAGCAGGACGGACGCACCCTGTCGCTGCGAGTGTTGTCTCCGGAAAGCGCCAAACTCGAGATTTACGAGACAGAAAACCCGCCTCATGACTACGACGCCAAGAACCCGAATACCCGAATGATCGGGTTTAAGTGTGAAGTTGGCGCGGCCTCAACCGAAACCCTGGCGGTCTTTGTGAAATCGGGCGAGGCCCCGGACGGCGCGCCAGTAGTGGCGCCCTTGGAGAAATGGTAA
- a CDS encoding DUF4139 domain-containing protein — MMKKTLVSLAILLAAAGSGYSAGMQAVQTGVNQQTDIAVTAYNNGIALVRDVRELDLPQGEVELRFMDVAQQIRPETVGLRSLAQSGSVVILEQNYEYDLISPQKLMEKYVGKEVKLINFSNELGFDEKSAELLSMNEGPVYRIEGQIFLGHPGNVVVPEIPDNLIAKPSLIWQLKNDLGAQQLEATYITNGISWRADYVLTLAKNDKSLDVSGWVTMDNQSGAAYNNARLKLVAGDINVVQARLSRRERSAGGRVLAEGAEEMPREEAFAEYHLYTIPRRTTIKQNQSKQVALLSGSGVECQKIYEFRGMVEFYSNRFPAMKDQHVDVFLKFKNEEANGLGIPIPAGIMRIYQEDSEGMLQFAGEDRIDHTPKDEEIRLRMGKAFDVVADRIQKDYKKVSDRVHEAEFEIIVRNHKEQDVVVDIVEPMPADWSVLSKSHDFVKKDAHTAVFSVPVPKDGEATVTYRVRVQY; from the coding sequence ATGATGAAGAAAACCCTTGTCAGCTTGGCGATCCTGCTCGCAGCGGCCGGCTCAGGCTACAGCGCTGGGATGCAGGCTGTCCAAACCGGCGTAAACCAGCAGACTGACATCGCGGTCACCGCGTACAACAACGGCATCGCACTGGTGCGCGACGTCCGCGAACTCGACCTGCCCCAGGGCGAAGTCGAACTCCGGTTCATGGACGTGGCCCAGCAGATTCGCCCTGAGACCGTGGGCCTGCGTTCGCTCGCGCAATCCGGCTCAGTGGTCATTCTCGAGCAGAACTATGAATATGACCTCATCAGCCCCCAGAAACTCATGGAAAAGTACGTCGGCAAAGAGGTCAAACTCATCAATTTCAGCAACGAGCTTGGATTTGACGAAAAGAGCGCCGAACTCCTCAGCATGAACGAGGGGCCGGTCTACCGAATCGAAGGCCAGATATTTCTGGGACACCCCGGCAACGTCGTCGTGCCGGAAATCCCTGACAATCTCATTGCGAAGCCGTCACTCATCTGGCAGTTGAAGAACGACCTCGGCGCGCAGCAGTTGGAGGCCACGTATATCACCAACGGCATCTCGTGGAGGGCCGATTACGTGCTTACCCTCGCGAAGAACGACAAGTCGCTCGATGTCTCCGGGTGGGTCACGATGGATAACCAGTCCGGCGCGGCATACAACAACGCCCGCCTGAAACTGGTCGCCGGCGACATTAACGTTGTGCAAGCACGGCTCAGCCGCAGGGAGAGAAGCGCCGGTGGCCGGGTCCTGGCCGAAGGCGCCGAAGAGATGCCCCGGGAAGAGGCCTTCGCGGAGTACCATCTCTACACTATCCCCCGGCGCACCACCATCAAGCAGAACCAGTCCAAACAGGTCGCCTTGCTCAGCGGCTCGGGAGTCGAATGCCAGAAAATCTACGAATTCCGCGGCATGGTCGAGTTCTACAGCAACCGGTTCCCTGCCATGAAGGACCAGCACGTCGACGTGTTCCTCAAGTTCAAGAACGAGGAGGCCAATGGGCTCGGAATCCCTATTCCGGCGGGTATCATGCGAATCTACCAGGAGGACAGCGAGGGCATGCTCCAGTTCGCGGGCGAGGATCGTATCGACCACACGCCCAAGGACGAAGAAATCCGCCTGCGCATGGGGAAAGCCTTTGATGTAGTCGCCGACCGCATCCAGAAGGATTACAAGAAGGTCTCCGATCGCGTTCACGAGGCCGAATTCGAGATCATCGTCCGCAACCACAAGGAACAGGACGTCGTAGTCGATATCGTCGAGCCTATGCCCGCCGACTGGAGCGTCTTGTCCAAATCCCACGATTTCGTGAAGAAAGACGCGCATACGGCCGTGTTCAGCGTTCCCGTGCCCAAAGACGGCGAGGCGACCGTGACCTATCGTGTCCGGGTGCAATACTGA
- a CDS encoding dihydrodipicolinate synthase family protein: MPFIQGGVIPALLTPFTKGGKQVDYDKAAGLAGFLADRGVNGLFVAGTTGEGMLMTLDERKKLLELVVKAVGKRVDVIAHTGCLDTASTIELTCHAAQAGAKAAGIVAPGFYGYDNLSLAMHYKAVAQAAKGFPIMFYNLPACARNALSAGFIVDLAQKVENLRGVKDSSGDFVHMGELLAHAPKGFVVINGVDNYSYQALVTGAQGCVASAANVVPELFLAIIKNVKKGDLASAWKHQQKLSAAAKLLRYGAMVAYYKEGVRLRGFDAGYVRMPQRELSPKEKREFAKALAAAGLI; this comes from the coding sequence ATGCCGTTTATTCAAGGTGGCGTTATTCCCGCGTTGTTGACCCCGTTCACGAAGGGCGGGAAGCAGGTAGATTATGACAAGGCGGCCGGCCTGGCCGGTTTTTTGGCCGACAGAGGCGTAAACGGGCTCTTCGTCGCGGGAACGACGGGCGAAGGGATGCTGATGACGCTCGATGAACGCAAGAAACTGCTCGAGTTGGTCGTGAAGGCGGTCGGCAAGCGGGTGGACGTGATCGCGCACACCGGCTGTCTGGATACCGCGAGCACCATCGAGCTGACCTGCCATGCGGCGCAGGCGGGGGCGAAGGCCGCAGGCATTGTCGCGCCGGGGTTCTATGGCTACGACAACCTTTCTCTGGCAATGCATTACAAAGCGGTGGCGCAGGCGGCCAAGGGGTTCCCCATCATGTTCTATAACCTGCCTGCCTGCGCGCGTAACGCGCTTTCCGCGGGATTCATCGTCGACCTTGCCCAGAAGGTCGAGAACCTGCGCGGTGTCAAGGATAGCAGCGGCGATTTCGTGCATATGGGCGAGCTGCTTGCCCACGCCCCGAAAGGCTTCGTGGTGATCAACGGCGTTGATAACTACAGCTATCAGGCGTTGGTGACCGGCGCCCAGGGGTGTGTTGCCAGCGCGGCGAATGTCGTGCCTGAGCTGTTCCTGGCGATTATCAAGAACGTGAAGAAGGGCGACCTCGCAAGCGCGTGGAAGCACCAGCAGAAGCTGAGCGCTGCGGCAAAGCTCCTCCGGTACGGCGCAATGGTCGCTTACTATAAAGAGGGCGTTCGCCTGCGCGGATTCGACGCCGGCTATGTGCGCATGCCCCAGCGCGAACTCTCGCCGAAAGAGAAGCGCGAGTTCGCCAAGGCCTTGGCAGCCGCGGGGCTGATCTGA
- a CDS encoding MazG nucleotide pyrophosphohydrolase domain-containing protein, which yields MSDQPQSANDPIGAAWDIQMHAARMGFDWPEISPVFEKIHEEIGEIKAALSEQRPDHARRELGDLLFAVVNLSRFLNADPGRELTHASQRFLERFAKMKKELERAGRAIEDCSLEEMDQAWNRVKAAE from the coding sequence TTGAGCGACCAGCCACAATCTGCAAACGATCCAATCGGTGCCGCATGGGATATCCAGATGCATGCTGCTCGCATGGGATTCGACTGGCCCGAAATCAGCCCGGTATTCGAGAAAATCCACGAGGAAATCGGAGAGATAAAGGCCGCCCTTTCCGAACAAAGACCAGACCATGCACGGCGCGAACTGGGCGATCTGCTCTTTGCCGTGGTGAATCTCTCGAGGTTCCTCAATGCCGACCCAGGCCGCGAACTGACTCACGCCAGCCAGCGGTTTCTCGAGCGCTTCGCAAAAATGAAAAAAGAACTCGAACGTGCTGGCCGTGCAATCGAGGACTGTTCTCTCGAAGAAATGGACCAAGCGTGGAATCGCGTGAAGGCCGCCGAATAA
- a CDS encoding DUF4139 domain-containing protein: MRKSLLLAAALTLVASSFAQEPAMQAAQTDVNQQTDIAVTAYNSGIALVRDVRKLDLPQGEVELKFMDVAQQIRPETVGLRSLAQAGSVVILEQNYEYDLISPQKLMEKYVGKEVKLINFSTEIGFYEKAAELLSINEGPVFRIEDQIFLGHPGNVVVPEIPDNLIAKPSLIWQVRNNLGAQELEATYITGGISWKADYVLTLAKTDKSLDISGWVTMDNQSGATYENARLKLVAGDVNIAPPRVAAKGMIVEAAVMSAPAPMPREESFAEYHLYTIPRRTTIKQNQSKQVALLSGSGVQCEKIYEFRGMVDFYSNRFPPMKDQHVDVFLKFQNKEENSLGIPIPAGIMRIYQEDSEGMLQFAGEDRVDHTPKDEEIRLRMGKAFDVVADRIQKDYSVISDNVHEAEFEIVVRNHKEQDVVVDIVEPMPADWNILSKSHEFVKKDAHTAVFGVPVPKDGEATVTYRVRVRY, translated from the coding sequence ATGAGGAAGTCACTGTTGCTCGCCGCCGCGCTTACTTTGGTTGCAAGCTCTTTCGCCCAGGAGCCGGCCATGCAGGCGGCACAAACCGACGTGAACCAGCAAACGGACATCGCGGTGACCGCCTACAACAGCGGGATCGCTCTTGTGCGCGACGTCCGCAAACTCGACCTGCCTCAAGGCGAGGTCGAACTCAAGTTCATGGATGTGGCCCAACAGATCCGGCCCGAGACCGTGGGCCTGCGTTCGCTTGCCCAGGCCGGCTCGGTCGTCATCCTCGAACAGAATTACGAATACGACCTGATCAGCCCCCAGAAGCTTATGGAAAAGTATGTCGGCAAAGAGGTCAAACTCATCAATTTCAGCACCGAAATCGGGTTCTACGAGAAGGCCGCTGAACTTCTGAGCATCAACGAGGGTCCGGTCTTCCGCATCGAGGACCAGATATTCCTCGGCCATCCCGGCAACGTCGTCGTGCCTGAGATCCCCGACAATCTCATCGCGAAGCCGTCCCTCATTTGGCAAGTCAGAAACAATCTCGGCGCGCAGGAGCTGGAAGCCACTTATATCACGGGCGGCATCTCCTGGAAGGCCGACTACGTGCTGACCCTCGCGAAAACCGACAAGTCCCTCGATATCTCGGGTTGGGTCACCATGGACAACCAGTCCGGCGCAACCTACGAGAACGCCCGCCTTAAGCTCGTCGCCGGCGACGTCAACATTGCCCCGCCGCGGGTCGCGGCGAAAGGAATGATTGTGGAAGCGGCCGTCATGTCGGCGCCAGCGCCCATGCCCCGGGAAGAGTCCTTTGCCGAGTACCACCTCTACACCATCCCCCGGCGCACCACCATCAAGCAGAACCAGTCCAAGCAGGTCGCCTTACTGAGCGGCTCGGGCGTGCAGTGCGAGAAAATATATGAGTTCCGCGGCATGGTTGACTTCTATAGCAACCGGTTCCCGCCCATGAAGGACCAGCACGTCGACGTCTTCCTCAAGTTCCAGAACAAGGAAGAGAACAGCCTCGGCATTCCCATCCCCGCGGGCATCATGCGGATTTACCAGGAGGACAGCGAAGGCATGCTCCAGTTCGCAGGCGAGGACCGCGTCGACCACACGCCCAAAGACGAAGAAATCCGCCTGCGCATGGGGAAGGCGTTCGACGTCGTCGCCGACCGTATCCAGAAGGATTACAGTGTTATTTCCGATAACGTCCACGAGGCCGAATTCGAGATCGTCGTCCGCAACCACAAAGAACAGGACGTGGTGGTCGATATCGTCGAGCCTATGCCCGCCGACTGGAATATCTTAAGCAAATCCCATGAGTTCGTGAAGAAAGACGCGCATACCGCCGTGTTCGGCGTTCCCGTGCCCAAAGACGGCGAGGCTACCGTGACCTATCGCGTACGGGTACGCTACTGA
- the dnaA gene encoding chromosomal replication initiator protein DnaA, protein MAPQESNPWELAQERLKKILDDHSYKNWFSQTQFESCDEGCIVVGVPSQFFADWLKDHYMDAISNTLRALMPDFAEVRFVSMSETPRDSVEQSASPPKREGGARPDPVETPGRPAPRAGAFNPRYTFERFVVGADNRFAHAAAKAVAERPARAYNPLFLYGGTGLGKTHLMQAIGHELLKRDPRTLVTFISSEDFTNQLIESIAKKSTVRFRAKYRKADVLLIDDIHFIARKEATQEEFFHTFNALYDMHKQIVISSDRPPKEIPGLEERLVSRFEWGLVTDIQPPDLETRVAILQNKAAEEKSTVAPDVLRYIATCVTSNIRELEGALITVLAYSRLTEQPISLPITEEVLRDLIGRDKIQPITVEAVQRAVAEYFDVRIADLRGRSRQRKVAYPRQVAMYMCKELIPSLSLNEVGEDFGGKDHTTVLYACQKLAEEKNTNKDTRDLLLRLEKRVRSMTS, encoded by the coding sequence ATGGCGCCGCAGGAATCGAATCCATGGGAACTCGCTCAGGAACGTCTCAAGAAAATCCTTGATGATCACAGCTACAAGAATTGGTTCTCACAGACACAATTCGAGTCCTGCGATGAGGGTTGCATTGTCGTGGGCGTCCCCAGCCAGTTCTTTGCAGACTGGTTGAAAGACCACTACATGGACGCCATCAGCAATACCCTGCGGGCGCTCATGCCTGACTTTGCGGAAGTGCGGTTCGTCTCCATGTCGGAGACGCCGCGAGACTCCGTCGAGCAATCCGCGTCTCCTCCCAAGCGAGAGGGCGGCGCGCGCCCGGATCCGGTTGAAACGCCTGGGCGGCCTGCTCCGCGCGCCGGAGCGTTCAATCCCCGCTACACCTTCGAACGGTTCGTCGTGGGAGCGGACAACCGATTTGCCCACGCCGCGGCCAAAGCGGTCGCCGAACGCCCGGCACGGGCCTATAACCCCCTGTTCCTGTATGGCGGCACCGGTTTGGGCAAGACCCATCTGATGCAAGCCATCGGGCACGAGCTTCTCAAGCGCGACCCGCGGACTTTAGTAACCTTCATTTCTTCCGAGGATTTTACGAACCAGCTTATCGAGAGTATCGCAAAGAAATCGACCGTTCGATTCAGGGCTAAATACCGCAAGGCCGATGTGCTCCTTATCGACGATATCCACTTCATCGCGCGCAAAGAAGCTACCCAGGAAGAGTTCTTCCACACGTTCAACGCTCTGTACGACATGCACAAGCAGATCGTCATATCGAGCGACCGCCCGCCCAAGGAAATCCCCGGACTCGAGGAACGCCTTGTCTCACGGTTTGAATGGGGCCTTGTCACCGATATCCAGCCGCCCGATCTCGAGACACGCGTGGCAATTCTTCAAAACAAGGCCGCGGAAGAAAAGTCCACGGTCGCCCCGGATGTGCTCCGCTATATCGCGACATGCGTTACCTCGAATATCCGGGAACTCGAAGGCGCACTCATTACCGTATTGGCGTATAGCCGTCTGACCGAACAGCCTATTTCACTTCCTATCACCGAAGAGGTCCTCCGCGATCTTATCGGGCGGGACAAGATCCAGCCCATTACCGTTGAAGCCGTTCAACGCGCCGTGGCCGAATACTTCGATGTGCGCATCGCGGATTTGCGCGGCCGCAGCCGGCAACGTAAGGTGGCGTATCCGCGGCAAGTCGCTATGTACATGTGCAAAGAACTCATACCCAGCCTTTCCCTGAACGAGGTGGGCGAGGATTTCGGAGGAAAAGACCACACCACAGTCCTGTACGCATGCCAGAAACTCGCGGAAGAGAAGAATACCAATAAAGACACACGGGACCTGCTCTTGAGGCTCGAAAAACGGGTCCGCTCAATGACCTCCTGA
- a CDS encoding family 10 glycosylhydrolase encodes MKTSPVCSIVALLLLTAIAWPGAGAGESPAEPSEKLILSAPVTHSDWMLRDGVAWGPDGVRHMLDMCKASGWNRVYWRVLDGGRSLYKSALLNAQGKWDEDNFWHPVSAEDKAMHAKYTGGMSEADRAALLAKLERYDYGTFDTLAEAVRYGHEIGLEIHAWISINEDDHGWGIQSRFSKEHPDTRWRKRDGTLYRSQHSFAYPEVMQYKLAVVEEIIANYGVDGVFLDWIRTGDVRDNPQNDAEGVADRGYETPLVEGFKKRYGIDPHEIPNSDERWVRYRALPHTEFMRGVRTLVTAKRPSIPIAVMVMQPWGYRGFQDKIDGNLRGMLLDVETWAREGLIDAAVAAGYYLEGGSAELAYKALQAETGNKVDVWLYEWVPDNVEDFKQNFGVAQQVGARQILFWEGDYIDGRENKEELQAYMRAHAQETEPGGK; translated from the coding sequence ATGAAAACATCGCCTGTGTGTTCTATCGTGGCACTGCTTCTGCTCACGGCAATTGCCTGGCCCGGTGCGGGCGCCGGAGAATCGCCGGCCGAACCCTCGGAAAAACTCATCCTGAGCGCGCCGGTGACCCATTCCGACTGGATGTTGCGGGATGGAGTTGCATGGGGACCGGACGGCGTACGCCACATGCTCGACATGTGCAAAGCGTCGGGGTGGAATCGCGTTTACTGGCGGGTGTTGGATGGCGGCCGGTCGCTTTACAAGAGCGCTTTATTGAATGCGCAGGGCAAATGGGATGAAGACAATTTCTGGCATCCCGTTTCGGCAGAGGACAAGGCAATGCATGCGAAGTATACGGGCGGAATGAGCGAAGCCGACCGCGCAGCATTGCTGGCCAAGCTGGAACGGTACGACTACGGCACGTTCGACACGCTGGCCGAAGCTGTGCGTTACGGGCACGAGATTGGCCTCGAGATCCATGCCTGGATATCGATCAACGAGGACGACCACGGCTGGGGGATTCAGAGCCGCTTCAGCAAAGAGCACCCGGACACGCGCTGGCGCAAACGGGACGGTACGCTGTACCGCAGCCAGCACAGCTTCGCCTACCCCGAGGTCATGCAATACAAATTGGCCGTCGTGGAAGAGATTATCGCCAATTACGGCGTTGACGGCGTTTTCCTCGATTGGATCCGCACGGGGGATGTGCGCGACAACCCCCAGAATGACGCGGAGGGCGTGGCCGACCGGGGATATGAAACCCCGCTGGTGGAGGGATTCAAGAAGCGGTACGGCATTGACCCGCACGAAATCCCTAACAGCGACGAACGCTGGGTGCGTTATCGAGCTCTTCCGCACACCGAATTCATGCGCGGAGTCAGGACTCTCGTGACCGCCAAACGGCCGAGCATCCCGATTGCCGTCATGGTGATGCAGCCGTGGGGGTACCGGGGTTTCCAGGATAAGATCGACGGCAATCTGCGGGGGATGCTGCTGGACGTGGAAACGTGGGCGCGCGAAGGCCTGATCGACGCAGCGGTGGCGGCCGGTTATTACCTCGAGGGAGGCTCGGCGGAGTTGGCCTACAAGGCCCTGCAGGCGGAGACCGGGAATAAGGTGGACGTGTGGCTGTATGAATGGGTCCCCGACAACGTCGAGGACTTCAAACAGAACTTCGGCGTGGCACAGCAGGTGGGCGCACGGCAGATTCTGTTCTGGGAAGGCGACTACATCGACGGGCGGGAGAACAAGGAAGAATTGCAGGCGTACATGCGGGCGCATGCACAGGAGACCGAGCCTGGCGGCAAATAA